A stretch of DNA from Desulfobulbaceae bacterium:
GGAAAAGACGTCGAAGAGGCTATTGCGATGGCCTGCGAAAACCTTGATGTTTCCCGCGACAAACTTAACATTGAAATTGTTTCCCCCGGCTCCAAGGGAATATTTGGCCTGGGCCGAAAGAAGGCTGTTATTCTGGTGAGCAAAAAAGGATCTTCACGAGCCACCACTGACTCAACGCCGAAAAAGGTTGAGTCCCGAGCCCAAAAGAAAACCGGCAAAATCACCACAGACATTCCACTTCTGAAGAAAAAATCAAAAAAAATCGAC
This window harbors:
- a CDS encoding Jag N-terminal domain-containing protein is translated as MSEKNKYKGKDVEEAIAMACENLDVSRDKLNIEIVSPGSKGIFGLGRKKAVILVSKKGSSRATTDSTPKKVESRAQKKTGKITTDIPLLKKKSKKID